A region from the Nematostella vectensis chromosome 13, jaNemVect1.1, whole genome shotgun sequence genome encodes:
- the LOC5503490 gene encoding melanotransferrin encodes MRILFWLIAALGGSLACFPAENAPKLGRWCCISDAEVEKCQALAHVASRVVTSNETVNLTCVRGDGVTDCMSRIQRDEADLVTLGEEDIYIAGAKYGLRPVVAEDYGSKDKHIHYAVALVRSTTTVNITTLKGAITCHPRAEDMIGWKIPVGFLIWKKLMQRKDCDVYNSAGEFFGKSCVPGVFDAANNLNNTKLPSLCGACSNPTCPGDESERYYGYNGSYVCLVEGRGEVAFVRHTTVFEYTGVINDLNPGFDFKLLCPDGTVKGVGYYEECNLATIPARVVMTTDSSPDFCRVRRYRSFLLEFQSILLENQTLFDLFNSSVYNGTDLLFKDTTKRLVDVYDRNTTEKWLGERYYGALNALNSCELPTVVTRTVSSSGQTRPRNYTGVQALMLVLWYLGYYNQIWNIW; translated from the exons TTGGTCGATGGTGCTGTATATCAGACGCTGAAGTCGAAAAATGTCAAGCTTTAGCACACGTAGCGTCACGCGTCGTGACATCAAACGAGACAGTCAATCTAACGTGTGTGAGAGGGGATGGCGTGACGGACTGTATGTCACGCATTCAGCGTGACGAGGCAGACTTGGTCACTTTAGGCGAGGAAGATATCTACATTGCAG GAGCGAAGTACGGCCTTCGGCCGGTAGTCGCCGAAGACTACGGCAGCAAAGATAAACACATTCATTACGCCGTTGCACTGGTCCGTAGCACAACCACAGTCAACATCACAACGCTCAAAGGGGCGATCACCTGTCACCCCCGTGCTGAGGACATGATTGGCTGGAAGATTCCGGTgggtttccttatatggaagaaGCTAATGCAGCGGAAGGATTGTGATGTGTACAACTCCGCGGGGGAATTTTTCGGGAAGAGTTGCGTCCCAG GAGTCTTTGACGCCGCAAATAATCTCAATAACACTAAGCTTCCCTCCCTCTGCGGCGCGTGCTCTAATCCGACTTGTCCTGGAGACGAATCTGAGCGTTACTATGGATACAATGGGTCTTACGTGTGCCTcgtggaggggaggggtgaagtAGCGTTTGTCCGTCACACCACGGTGTTTGAGTACACAGGTGTTATCAATGATCTCAATCCGGGGTTTGACTTCAAATTGCTGTGCCCGGATGGAACTGTCAAAG GTGTTGGATATTACGAGGAATGTAACCTGGCCACCATTCCCGCCCGTGTCGTCATGACAACAGACTCGAGCCCAGACTTCTGTCGCGTGCGACGGTATCGCTCTTTCCTGCTCGAGTTTCAATCAATCCTTCTAGAAAACCAAACTCTGTTCGATCTTTTTAACTCGTCTGTATACAATGGCACAGATTTGTTATTCAAGGATACTACTAAAAGACTAGTAGATGTTTATGATAGAAACACAACTGAGAAATGGCTCGGGGAGCGCTATTACGGTGCTTTGAATGCGCTGAACTCGTGTGAACTGCCTACAGTCGTTACTAGGACAGTGTCATCTAGCGGACAAACGCGGCCGAGAAACTATACAGGTGTCCAGGCTCTTATGTTAGTCTTATGGTATTTAGGGTATTATAATCAAATATGGAATATATGGTGA